A single region of the Actinoplanes sp. SE50/110 genome encodes:
- the ligD gene encoding non-homologous end-joining DNA ligase: MPKAAAEEHEIAGHPVRLSSPDKIVFAERGFTKRDVFEYYRSVGDGILRALRDRPTTLQRFPDGLEGEAFFQKRIPTRGVPEWIRTATITFPSGRTADELCPADLAHVAWAAQMGTVVFHPWPVRGGTPDHPDELRIDLDPQPGLGFSDVTAAAEVVHEVLDDLGWVGFPKTSGGRGVHVYIRIAPRWDFVQVRRAAIALAREVERRRPQAITTAWWKEERGQRVFLDFNQMARDRTIACAYSLRANRRATVSTPVTWAELPTITPDDFDLRTVPHRFATLGDPHATIDDVHHDLTPLLEWVDRDEKNGLGDMPYPPDHPKMPGEPPRVQPSKKNPANWQS, from the coding sequence ATGCCGAAAGCCGCTGCCGAGGAACACGAGATCGCCGGCCACCCGGTCCGCCTGAGCAGCCCCGACAAGATCGTTTTCGCCGAACGCGGCTTCACCAAACGCGACGTCTTCGAGTATTACCGTTCGGTCGGCGACGGCATCCTGCGCGCCCTCCGCGACCGACCGACCACCCTGCAACGCTTCCCCGACGGCCTGGAGGGCGAAGCGTTCTTCCAGAAGCGCATCCCCACCCGCGGCGTTCCCGAGTGGATCCGGACCGCCACCATCACCTTCCCGAGCGGCCGTACGGCGGACGAGCTCTGCCCCGCCGACCTGGCCCACGTCGCCTGGGCCGCGCAGATGGGCACCGTCGTCTTCCACCCGTGGCCGGTCCGCGGCGGCACCCCCGACCACCCCGACGAACTCCGGATCGACCTGGACCCGCAGCCCGGCCTCGGTTTCAGCGACGTGACCGCGGCCGCCGAGGTGGTCCACGAAGTCCTCGACGACCTCGGCTGGGTCGGCTTCCCCAAAACCTCCGGCGGCCGCGGCGTGCACGTGTACATCCGGATCGCCCCCCGCTGGGATTTCGTCCAGGTCCGCCGGGCCGCCATCGCCCTGGCCCGCGAGGTCGAACGCCGCCGCCCGCAGGCGATCACCACCGCCTGGTGGAAGGAGGAACGCGGCCAGCGTGTCTTCCTCGACTTCAACCAGATGGCCCGCGACCGGACAATCGCCTGCGCCTACTCCCTGCGAGCCAACCGGCGGGCCACCGTGTCCACCCCGGTGACCTGGGCCGAACTGCCCACCATCACCCCGGACGACTTCGACCTGCGCACCGTCCCCCACCGCTTCGCCACCCTGGGCGACCCACACGCCACCATCGACGACGTCCACCACGACCTCACCCCGCTCCTGGAGTGGGTCGACCGCGACGAGAAAAACGGCCTGGGCGACATGCCCTACCCCCCAGACCACCCCAAAATGCCGGGCGAACCCCCGCGAGTCCAGCCCTCCAAAAAGAACCCCGCCAACTGGCAGTCCTAA